AGGAGCATAAGCCTCCAGCCCATAAGGGAGTTGAACGATAAATCCCCTGTCGTCCTTTCTAAGAACAGTGGCTTCATGATAAGATCCTTCCGGAAACACATTTTCAAAAGTATCCCATGGATTTTCTTCCAGTTGCTTGTGTCCAAGGGACAGTTTGCGGGTTTCCATGTCGATGTCGAGGATCTGCACTTCAAGTTCGTTGCCTACTTTGGTGAATTCAGACGGATGGTTGAATCTTTTGGTCCAGCTCAAATCAGAAATATGAACCATTCCTCCGATTCCTTCCTTCAGTTCGACAAAAACTCCATAAGGAGTAAGGTTTTTCACCACACCGGAATGTCTGGTTCCAACAGAGAAATTTTTCTGTACTTCGTTCCATGGATCTTCAGACATCAGTTTGATAGACAATGACATTTTCCTTTCATCTCTGTCCAAAGTAACCACTTTTGCCTCCAGTTCCTGACCGAGGAAAAAATAATCTTTGGCATGGATGGGTTGAGTACTCCAATTGACTTCTGATACGTGGATCAGACCTTCCACACCCGGAGAAATCTCGAGGAATGCACCGTAATCTTCGATGTTGACGATCTTACCTTTTACGATTGATCCTTCCACAATCTCAGCAGGGAATACATCCCATGGATGCGGCTGAAGTTGTTTTAGACCCAGTGAGATGCGCTTCTTATTTTCATCAAAATCCAATACAACGACATTGACTTTCTGGTTTTTCTCCAAAACTTCTGTCGGGTGGTTAATTCTTCCCCAACTGATGTCTGTGATATAGAGGAGTCCATCCACACCACCCAGATCAAGGAAAGCTCCAAAATCCGTGATGTTCTTGACGGTACCTTCCAGAACCTGTCCTTTTTCAAGTCCCGAAATGATTTGTTCTCTTTGCTCCTGTAGGTCTCCCTCGATCAAGGCTTTGTGAGAAACCACGGCATTTTTAATGGTTTCGTTGATTTTAACCACTTTAAACTCCATGGTTTTACCAACGTATGCATCGTAGTCAATGATCGGTTTGATGTCGATTTGGGAACCCGGCAAGAAAGTTTCCAGGCCGTTGCAGTCCACGATAAGTCCACCTTTTGTTTTGCTGATGACAGATCCTTTGATAATGGTGCCATTTTTGAAGGAGTCCACCAAAATTTCCCAGGCTCTGAGCAATTTGGCTTTTTTTCTGGACAGGACCAGATGTCCTTTTTCGTCTTCTGTGCGCTCAACATAAATCTCAATCGTCTCTCCGGGCATTACTTCCATGTCTCTGAATTCAGAAAGCGGAATAACCCCATCTGATTTATAGCGGATGTCAAAGATGACATCGCTGCCTACAATACCGGCGACGCGGCCCTGTAGCACCTGACCATCGATGATGGAGCTAAAAGTAGCATCGTAATCTGCGAGGTATTTTTTCTCGTCTTCAGGAGAATAATGTACGGTGTTCTTATTGGTCACTGTCCAATCGTATTCATCGTGGGGTCCTGAATAATCATCGGCAGCTACCAGGGTTTCTAGGGCGACTTCCTCCTCCAGAAAGACTTCGGTATCTTCGTTGCGGTGGTGGTCCATTGGGG
This window of the Saprospiraceae bacterium genome carries:
- the rpsA gene encoding 30S ribosomal protein S1, with the protein product MDHHRNEDTEVFLEEEVALETLVAADDYSGPHDEYDWTVTNKNTVHYSPEDEKKYLADYDATFSSIIDGQVLQGRVAGIVGSDVIFDIRYKSDGVIPLSEFRDMEVMPGETIEIYVERTEDEKGHLVLSRKKAKLLRAWEILVDSFKNGTIIKGSVISKTKGGLIVDCNGLETFLPGSQIDIKPIIDYDAYVGKTMEFKVVKINETIKNAVVSHKALIEGDLQEQREQIISGLEKGQVLEGTVKNITDFGAFLDLGGVDGLLYITDISWGRINHPTEVLEKNQKVNVVVLDFDENKKRISLGLKQLQPHPWDVFPAEIVEGSIVKGKIVNIEDYGAFLEISPGVEGLIHVSEVNWSTQPIHAKDYFFLGQELEAKVVTLDRDERKMSLSIKLMSEDPWNEVQKNFSVGTRHSGVVKNLTPYGVFVELKEGIGGMVHISDLSWTKRFNHPSEFTKVGNELEVQILDIDMETRKLSLGHKQLEENPWDTFENVFPEGSYHEATVLRKDDRGFIVQLPYGLEAYAPTKFMKKENGQNAGIEEVLTVKVVEFNRDEKKIIVSHTRYLEDIKREADDTVRREKDVEKQQTKKAIEKTQSKVEITTLGELEGFSALKEQLQENAKAKLEAKEEKSSTVPAPKEEPAKATLFDDATTENQETPASEPKPKSRKSKAEGDDLKIIEGIGPKIAELLQAKGIVSFNDLANASIETLQSILEEAGSRYKMHDPGTWAQQAQLAAEGKMDELKTLQDSLKGGKVE